A stretch of DNA from bacterium:
CGGGATGAGCCTTGTCTAGCCGGCGCGCGGTCTTCATCGACCGGGACGGGGTGATCAACGAGCGCCTCCCCGGCGCGTACGTCCGCACCTGGGACGAGTTCCGCTTCCGCCGCGGCGCCCGGGCGGGCCTGCGCCTGCTGCGGGAGGCGGGGTACCTGCTGATCGCCGTCACGAACCAGCGGGGCATCGGCCGCGGCCTGATGACGGAGGGCGACCTGGCGCAGGTGCACCGGCGGATGCAGGCCGAGCTGGCGCGCGCGGGCGCCGCGCTGGATGACATCCTGCACTGCCCACACGATCTCGCGGCCGGCTGCGAGTGCCGCGAGCCGCGGCCCGGGATGCTCCTGCGGGCGATCGCGCGCCACGGCATCGACCCCGCGGAGTCGTGGATCGTGGGCGACTCCCTCTCCGACCTGGAGGCCGGGGAGGCCGCCGGCGTGCCGGGCGTCCTGGTCGCGCCGCGCGGCGCCGCGGTTCCGCCGGGCGTGCGCTCCGCGGGGACGCTCCTGGCCGCGGC
This window harbors:
- a CDS encoding HAD family hydrolase, which translates into the protein MSSRRAVFIDRDGVINERLPGAYVRTWDEFRFRRGARAGLRLLREAGYLLIAVTNQRGIGRGLMTEGDLAQVHRRMQAELARAGAALDDILHCPHDLAAGCECREPRPGMLLRAIARHGIDPAESWIVGDSLSDLEAGEAAGVPGVLVAPRGAAVPPGVRSAGTLLAAARLIVRGGLR